A window of the Helianthus annuus cultivar XRQ/B chromosome 4, HanXRQr2.0-SUNRISE, whole genome shotgun sequence genome harbors these coding sequences:
- the LOC110938041 gene encoding oligouridylate-binding protein 1 → MMPQHQRIRQQQALMQQQSLYHPGLITHPQIEPILSGNLPPGFDSTTCRSVYVGNIHPQVTEPLLQEIFSSTGALEGCKLIRKDKSSYGFVDYFDRRFAALAIVTLNGRHLFGQPIKVNWAYASSQREDTSGHFNIFVGDLSPEVTDATLFSCFSVYPTCSDARVMWDQKTGRSRGFGFVSFRNQQDAQSAINDLNGKWLGSRQIRCNWAAKGAGSDDKQRSDTKSVVELTNGTSDDGQEKVNEDAPENNPQYTTVYVGNLAPEVTSGDLHCHFHALGAGVIEDVRLQRDKGFGFIRYSTHAEAARAIQLGNTRYLYGKPLKCSWGSKPTPPGSSSTPLPLPVTGNNMGFSAMDIAAYERQLALSKMALMHQQMGGAASQGAVYDGGYPGIASTQAPVYYQ, encoded by the exons ATGATGCCACAGCATCAGAGGATAAGACAACAACAAGCCCTGATGCAGCAGCAATCCCTCTATCACCCAGGTCTCATAACCCATCCACag ATAGAACCTATCTTGAGTGGAAATCTACCTCCCGGGTTTGATTCAACTACATGCCGCAGTGT gtatgttgggaacattcatccACAGGTCACCGAACCCCTACTTCAAGAAATCTTTTCAAGCACCGGTGCTCTTGAAGGTTGCAAGCTCATTAGGAAAGATAAA TCATCATACGGGTTTGTGGATTATTTTGATCGGCGTTTTGCTGCTCTTGCGATTGTGACTCTTAACGGAAGGCATCT GTTCGGGCAGCCCATCAAAGTTAATTGGGCATATGCCAGTAGCCAACGGGAAGATACATCAG GCCACTTCAACATATTTGTCGGTGATCTTAGCCCTGAAGTTACTGATGCAACTTTGTTTTCTTGCTTCTCTGTTTACCCTACTTGCTC TGATGCAAGAGTTATGTGGGACCAGAAGACGGGCCGCTCTAGGGGTTTTGGATTTGTTTCATTTAGGAACCAACAA GATGCCCAAAGTGCAATTAATGATTTAAATG GAAAATGGCTCGGAAGTAGGCAAATTCGATGCAACTGGGCGGCAAAGGGTGCGGGATCAGATGACAAACAGCGGTCAGATACTAAAAGTGTTGTTGAATTGACAAACGGAACATCAG ATGATGGTCAAGAAAAGGTCAATGAAGATGCTCCAGAAAACAATCCTCAATACACAACCGTTTACGTTGGCAATCTGGCTCCCGAG GTTACATCAGGTGATCTCCATTGTCATTTTCATGCTCTTGGTGCTGGTGTTATCGAAGACGTTCGACTTCAACGAGACAAAGGTTTTGGTTTCATAAGATACAGCACACATGCCGAGGCAGCTCGTGCTATTCAGTTAGGGAACACTCGTTATCTCTACGGCAAACCCCTTAAG tGTTCATGGGGTAGCAAACCGACACCTCCGGGGAGCAGCTCAACACCTCTACCCCTGCCAGTTACCGGAAATAATATGGGGTTTTCCGCCATGGATATTGCTGCTTATGAGAGACAATTGGCTCTTAGTAAAATGGCTCTGATGCATCAGCAGATGGGTGGTGCCGCTAGCCAGGGTGCGGTCTATGATGGTGGTTACCCGGGGATCGCCTCCACACAGGCCCCTGTGTACTACCAGTAA